GACGACTTAAGTAACACAAGTAACAATTTAATGAGAACACTCGAGAATTTAAAGATTTGTTTAACTTCGTTATGTAcacttgtatttttttttatatctgaATAATTCCCTTACTTAATGATAATATAATATTGTAGACTATTGTAAATTTCCTCAACGATCAACGTTTTGTTGTATTTACGattttgttaaataataatGTCGGTCGTTGCTAGGAAACCTCAAGTGACACCTGTACAACTACCTTCGACCACGATCGAAACGAGAATACGATATTCTCGAACAACTCGATCGAAACTCTCTTCAAACGTAAAGAAAACGATGCAGTCGAATCTTTCGGACAATTTTGTCCACGCTTGAGAATATCGAAAACCGTTACACGAATATCACTACGTAAAACACTACCGAAATTATCGACTCAAAAGACTCAATTGTTCAGGAAGTTTCTAAACGTTGGTGATCGGTTGTGTTCAAACTGTCCTCGAGTACCTCGAATTCCTCAAATTCCATCTTGCCGAAATCGTCCGGGGTCCTCCAATTGTTTTCGTTCACTTGCCACCTGGTCATAGCGCTGCCGATAAATCGGCTGGAATAAGTCGATTTCGCGTCGTCGAGGGTGCCCAGTTTAAAATCCACCTTGAAATCCTTGGTCTCCTTGTTACTATCGTCTTTTTTAGGCTCCAAGCCAATTACCACCGGCGGCTCTCTTTTCACCTCTGAGTGGTTCATCCTCTTATCGTCCTCCTCCTCGATCTCCTCCGTTTCCTCTTGCTTCTCGATCGTGGTGATCTCGATACTCGGGGTCTCGTCGATGGTGTACTGACTCAGGTCGCTCGCCCTATCTCGGTTTCGACATCTTAGGTGACTTTCGACGAGCCTGCCGGTGAGTTCGAGCCTGCTGTCGCAGGAATTGCTCTTGACGAGCCGAAATTTAACGTAATCGTTGGACCTTTCGATGCACTTGAACCTATTTTCGACCACCGGCGATATCAGCGGCCCGTTGCTGGAGTTTACCACTTTGCCGCCGTAATAGGTAACCGACGTACCGCACTCGCGAATTTTCTTAAGAACATCTTGCGAGACGTAATGGCTCGAATCGGCTGCCTCGTTGCCGTCGTCGTCGTGACAGTCGATTTCCTCGTCCTCCGAGGAGACGCATTGCACTCCGCTACCAGGATCGGTGTCAGGGTAATCGCTAGACACGCCAGAGCTCACGCTTCCAGAATCCCAattatgatgatgatgatggtgaTGGTGATGCTGGTGGTAACGATTCGCCTTATTCTTAGAGGACGTGGAGTCGCTAGGCGACGTGTGTCCACTCCTCGCCTCGAAAGTCTGCGCTAAAATCCTCGTTTTTGACTCGCTACGTGGACTGTCGAGCTCGTCTTTGCAACCCACTACGGATGCGTTCGAAGACGTACATTTCTCCATGTTCTCGAACAGTTTGGTGAGATCCTTCGCCCTGCTGCAGCACCTAGACCTGACAGCGACTTTCGTTAATAATAAACCAAACGAATCGGATAAATAATAGAGGAATTGCGTCCTACCTGGATCCCTCCTGCATTTTGTCAGATATTTCGTTGAACCGGGCGGTGTCGATCGCAGTCAGATCTTTCATACTGACGCTCTTTCGATTCTTACAGTCTCGCGAGAGATCCACGCGCGAGCCGTTCTTCACCTTCAAGGTATCCTCGAACATTTGTCTGACGTTCTTCACCGTGTCCGGATTGGGCAGTTCCTCGTCGATGAGCTCGCGGTTCACTCTGATGGGATGGTAGAAAAAGTGCTTTCTGATGGACGACTGTTTCGGGCTCTTAGAATTGTCGCTGTCCGCATTTTTGCTGTTTCTTTCGCGGTTTTCCATGTCCGGTTTCTTCTGTATCGTCCCGGCTATCTTGCATTTGGACCCCGATCTTGCTTTCCCCGCAGAAGATGGCTTCCGTTCTATCGTCTCGGCGCGCACAGGTTCGATGATCACAACATTGTTATCTAGCAGCAGCTCTTGGAAGGAGTATTCCCGCAGATACTGCATCAGACCCTCGTAGGTTACGTCGCCTCGACCACTGTTATACACGTTCTTGCCGAACATATTAGACTTGACGATCTTATAGCGAACGTGATCGAACTCTTGCTCGTCGTCCTGGTCGATCGAATCCACGCAACTTCTAGACCTGGCTAAATTGCTGTGCACTTTGTTGCTTTCGTTCGCCTTGCTGGACGATACCTTTCCCAAGGTCTGATCGTCATCGATACCGTCATCGACGGACCTTCTTCTCGTGTCGCTACCAGATTCCGAACCCAATCCAAGATCCGAGCTTTCGGATCTCGCCTCGAAACCCAGGCTTTCCTTCACCACGCTGCACGCCTTCCCGAAGATATTCGTCGTTCCCTTTACGATCCTTTCGAACCTGCCCTCGTTCTGTTTGCTCTTGGAACTCTCCTTGGACGAGTTTTTTCGCTCGAAAATATTCTTCGCGTCCTCCATATTCGTGTTCGCCTCGTCGTCTGCCCGGGTGACGTTCTGTAAAAGAGCAACTAGGCATAGGAAAAGAATCAACAAACGTGATTGCATCGAAGCTTACCTCCGTATTCCTCGAACCTCCATCGGCGCTCTCAGCTTTCGCCTCCCATTTCCCAACTTGGAAACGATCGTTCGATTCGTTTCCATTCTCGCGGCATTTTCTCTCCTCCCCTTTGATCGCATCAACTTCCGGCGAGGAGTGTCGGTAGCGTCTTTTCGTCACGTCGTTGTCCACGACTTTGAGTACCTGCGGCCTCCGCGACATGTCCTCCTGCTCCTCGGTGTCCGAGATCCAAATCGACTTGTAATCTTCGGCCTCCTCCACCTTTCGATCGATCCGTTCCTCGCTGGAAGACGCTAACTCGACGTCCAGCCTGTACTTGTCCTCATCGGTCCTCGACGCCGCGGATTCTCGATCGACGGACTCGTCCTGAAAGCTTATCGAGCTCCCTTcgtcgtcgaaactttcgtgaaCCCCGTCGCGTCGATCGAAAACCTCCCTCCTGTGTCCGTGAGAAACCGTTGCGAACGATTGCAACAAATTGGGTTCCTTCGTGTCGTTGTTGCGGCAATCTTCCTCGTGGATCTCGCGCGTACCGTTCTCCTCCTTCGTGGtattctttttacatttttcttcATCCGTTGCGTTGTTCCTTGCGCGTGACTTGTCTTCGATCGTCCGCGATTCAAGGTAATCGATTACTTTTAGCTTATTCGCCTCCGGATTCCTCTCGTTTCTCTCGGCTAGATTGTTGTTTCTAGCGTCATCCTCGTCGAATTCCAATCGTACGTTCGACAAAGGTAACAAGTTCAGAACGTCGAAGTATTCTAATTCGCCATCGTCTTCGAAGAGAATGCTGTCCAAACTTCTGTGCTCCTTGCGCTTGCGTTTCACCTGAATCGAAGAAGATTCTGATTCTCCCCGAAAATCTTTCGTCCGTTGTTGCATTCCAAAGTAAGTAAAAAATCTGTTTACCTAACACGGAGACCGCACGGAATATTACGCATCGATTTAAACGTGGACATCGTAAGCAAACAGAGAACCGAAATATATTTTCGGTCCTGTTAAAATCGATGCGTAACACTGGGTGTGGTTCCCTCGCAAATGTGTATGCAATCGTTGCTGCTCGATTTACCTGAGTGTAGATGCAATCGATGCTACGATTGCCTTCGATGGGCCAATTGTCTTCGACGATGTCCACCAAGCCACTAACGGTGTCCAAATCCTGAACGCTGTGGTAACGTCGCGGCGATTCTGGCCAATCGAGGATGTTCAATCGGTCGGAGTCGACCCGATTGCACCGGTTGTGAACCAAAGGATCCGG
The window above is part of the Colletes latitarsis isolate SP2378_abdomen chromosome 2, iyColLati1, whole genome shotgun sequence genome. Proteins encoded here:
- the Jv gene encoding javelin, whose translation is MDSEKLNDRKKQRAEYQVPLEKLKIKSASSFRGRSWVEYRAEPIPLERHYGYKRDNDKNAIGKFNLVNYREGGRHEAHSAQSTQDRRKLLKRTRSLAVISEDESRQDREAHHFRLGQSTFDLPRRHQLIPRAKLIDRNSLKDRLSKSQQHLSDSYERFNEARSYHSRSACGLHSIPPGFVPFPDPLVHNRCNRVDSDRLNILDWPESPRRYHSVQDLDTVSGLVDIVEDNWPIEGNRSIDCIYTQVKRKRKEHRSLDSILFEDDGELEYFDVLNLLPLSNVRLEFDEDDARNNNLAERNERNPEANKLKVIDYLESRTIEDKSRARNNATDEEKCKKNTTKEENGTREIHEEDCRNNDTKEPNLLQSFATVSHGHRREVFDRRDGVHESFDDEGSSISFQDESVDRESAASRTDEDKYRLDVELASSSEERIDRKVEEAEDYKSIWISDTEEQEDMSRRPQVLKVVDNDVTKRRYRHSSPEVDAIKGEERKCRENGNESNDRFQVGKWEAKAESADGGSRNTENVTRADDEANTNMEDAKNIFERKNSSKESSKSKQNEGRFERIVKGTTNIFGKACSVVKESLGFEARSESSDLGLGSESGSDTRRRSVDDGIDDDQTLGKVSSSKANESNKVHSNLARSRSCVDSIDQDDEQEFDHVRYKIVKSNMFGKNVYNSGRGDVTYEGLMQYLREYSFQELLLDNNVVIIEPVRAETIERKPSSAGKARSGSKCKIAGTIQKKPDMENRERNSKNADSDNSKSPKQSSIRKHFFYHPIRVNRELIDEELPNPDTVKNVRQMFEDTLKVKNGSRVDLSRDCKNRKSVSMKDLTAIDTARFNEISDKMQEGSRSRCCSRAKDLTKLFENMEKCTSSNASVVGCKDELDSPRSESKTRILAQTFEARSGHTSPSDSTSSKNKANRYHQHHHHHHHHHNWDSGSVSSGVSSDYPDTDPGSGVQCVSSEDEEIDCHDDDGNEAADSSHYVSQDVLKKIRECGTSVTYYGGKVVNSSNGPLISPVVENRFKCIERSNDYVKFRLVKSNSCDSRLELTGRLVESHLRCRNRDRASDLSQYTIDETPSIEITTIEKQEETEEIEEEDDKRMNHSEVKREPPVVIGLEPKKDDSNKETKDFKVDFKLGTLDDAKSTYSSRFIGSAMTRWQVNENNWRTPDDFGKMEFEEFEVLEDSLNTTDHQRLETS